One Candidatus Obscuribacterales bacterium DNA segment encodes these proteins:
- the ggpS gene encoding glucosylglycerol-phosphate synthase gives MKSSLVILYHREPYDEVYENGTLHYREKKSPNGIVPTLKSFFANAERSTWVAWKQVNPRKKEPFQAEISPDGASDSCVVRRIPLTPDQVKNFYHITSKEAFWPILHSFPWQFTYDSSDWENFQHINQLFAEAACEDAAEDALIWIHDYNLWLTPYYIRQKMPHAKIAFFHHTPFPAADIFNILPWREAIVDSLLCCDLCGFHIPRYVENFVGAARSLRPIEITRRVPVDQAFTPFGTALAEPEVTTQVRYGDRLVNLDAFPVGTNPQLIQSILQKPETAERIANIRREVGDNKLIMSAGRVDYVKGTREMLWAYERLLERRSDLHGKINLITTAVQPNQGMRVYRTAQGQIEQLVGKINGRFAKLNWTPIILFTTPIPFEELIAYFKAADIAWITPLRDGLNLVAKEYVVAHEGEDGVLVLSEFTGSAVELPDAVLTNPYASSRMDESIDEALAMSPEEQKVRMGRMYQAIKRYDVQQWANHLFREARATAILGEEPAEQEPALV, from the coding sequence ATGAAATCCTCCCTTGTGATTCTGTATCATCGTGAACCTTATGATGAGGTTTATGAGAATGGAACACTCCATTACCGCGAGAAAAAAAGCCCTAACGGCATTGTTCCTACCCTAAAAAGTTTCTTTGCCAACGCAGAGCGCAGCACCTGGGTTGCATGGAAGCAGGTCAACCCTCGCAAAAAAGAACCGTTTCAAGCTGAAATTAGCCCAGACGGAGCCAGTGATAGCTGTGTGGTGCGCCGCATTCCTCTGACGCCCGATCAGGTGAAGAACTTTTACCACATCACCTCGAAGGAAGCGTTTTGGCCGATTCTCCACTCCTTCCCCTGGCAGTTTACCTACGACTCATCGGATTGGGAGAACTTCCAGCACATTAATCAACTTTTTGCCGAGGCTGCCTGTGAAGATGCAGCGGAGGATGCCCTGATTTGGATCCATGACTACAACCTGTGGCTCACGCCGTACTACATTCGGCAGAAGATGCCCCACGCTAAGATTGCCTTCTTCCACCACACTCCCTTCCCTGCTGCGGATATTTTCAATATTCTGCCTTGGCGAGAAGCGATCGTCGATAGCCTGCTGTGCTGCGACCTGTGCGGCTTTCACATTCCCCGCTATGTAGAAAACTTTGTCGGCGCGGCCCGCAGTTTGCGACCCATTGAAATTACCCGCAGAGTGCCGGTAGATCAAGCCTTTACCCCCTTTGGTACAGCTCTGGCTGAACCCGAAGTGACCACCCAAGTTCGCTATGGCGATCGCTTGGTGAACTTAGATGCCTTCCCGGTAGGCACCAATCCGCAACTGATTCAGTCCATTTTGCAAAAGCCAGAGACGGCTGAGCGCATTGCCAACATCCGTCGTGAGGTGGGTGATAACAAGCTGATTATGTCCGCTGGGCGGGTGGACTACGTGAAAGGTACCCGAGAAATGCTCTGGGCCTACGAACGACTGCTAGAGCGGCGATCGGATCTGCACGGCAAAATTAATCTGATCACCACGGCGGTACAGCCCAATCAAGGAATGCGGGTGTATAGAACTGCCCAGGGACAGATTGAACAGTTGGTGGGTAAGATCAACGGTCGGTTTGCCAAACTCAACTGGACGCCAATTATTCTATTTACCACACCCATCCCCTTTGAAGAACTCATTGCCTACTTCAAAGCGGCAGATATTGCCTGGATTACGCCTCTGCGAGATGGCTTAAATCTAGTGGCTAAGGAATATGTGGTTGCCCACGAAGGTGAGGATGGTGTCTTGGTGCTATCGGAGTTTACCGGTTCGGCGGTGGAACTACCTGACGCTGTCCTTACCAATCCCTATGCCTCTAGCCGTATGGACGAGTCGATTGACGAAGCCTTGGCGATGTCACCGGAGGAGCAGAAGGTGCGCATGGGACGTATGTACCAGGCTATTAAGCGCTACGACGTGCAGCAGTGGGCTAATCACCTATTCCGGGAAGCTCGAGCCACGGCGATTTTGGGTGAAGAGCCGGCGGAGCAAGAGCCAGCTTTAGTCTAA
- the glpD gene encoding glycerol-3-phosphate dehydrogenase, with the protein MRDFQAIQNTAYDIVIIGGGINGAGTARDAALRGLKPLLIEKNDFAGGTTSWSTRLVHGGLRYLEYFEFHLVRESLREREILLQAAPHLVKPIQMTIPIYRNGSRRYWEIQAGMLLYDILSFDKTLLSHRMLSATKFQQHFRTASADQLTGAAQYYDGQAEYAERLCLENIRSAAAAGATVLNYVAVTAIPCKGDRISALTCEDQLTGETFDVPIGPKTVVVNTSGPWVDQVCQLGRQGDRPRPIAKTRKIGGTKGSHIVVDAFPGAPDTAFYVEARTDGRPFFIVPWLGMYLIGTTDLRYEGNLDCVKADNDEIDYLLTETNRIFPVAGLSRDDVKFTYSGVRPLPYKESSSAGSITRDHILFDHQVDGIQNLISLIGGKLTTYRQVGEEMVDKACRKLQRSIPPSPARTVPLPGAIRPQDSRISEAIAHYEAYVSSESIHHLFKVYGALATEVLALVDDAPDLAERLIPELPDIRAQAVYSVQAEYAHTLVDICRRRTTLAMRRNYGFDVLPAIVETLMTHCGWDDDRCNQQLADYSTYMADNCIPDYAIAALDQAQPIPSLSTADRA; encoded by the coding sequence ATGCGCGATTTTCAAGCCATTCAGAATACAGCCTACGATATCGTTATCATTGGCGGCGGAATTAATGGAGCGGGTACGGCCCGAGATGCCGCCCTCCGGGGTCTCAAGCCGCTCCTCATTGAAAAAAATGACTTTGCTGGCGGCACCACCAGTTGGTCTACTCGGTTGGTGCATGGTGGATTAAGGTACTTAGAATATTTTGAGTTTCACCTAGTACGCGAATCGCTGCGGGAACGAGAAATCTTGCTGCAGGCGGCTCCCCACTTGGTGAAACCGATTCAAATGACCATACCTATTTATCGTAATGGTTCGCGGCGCTACTGGGAAATTCAGGCGGGTATGTTACTCTATGACATTCTTAGCTTTGATAAGACGCTGCTGTCCCACCGAATGTTATCTGCCACCAAGTTTCAGCAACATTTTCGCACGGCTAGTGCCGATCAGCTAACGGGCGCTGCTCAATATTATGACGGTCAAGCCGAATATGCTGAGCGTCTTTGCTTAGAAAATATCCGTTCTGCAGCGGCAGCCGGTGCGACGGTGTTGAACTATGTCGCGGTGACGGCCATTCCCTGCAAGGGCGATCGCATTTCTGCCTTGACCTGTGAGGATCAGCTAACCGGCGAAACCTTTGATGTGCCCATTGGACCGAAGACCGTGGTGGTGAACACCTCTGGACCCTGGGTAGACCAAGTCTGTCAACTAGGTCGTCAGGGCGATCGCCCCCGACCAATAGCCAAGACACGTAAAATCGGCGGCACGAAGGGCAGCCATATTGTGGTTGATGCCTTTCCGGGTGCTCCCGATACGGCCTTCTATGTGGAAGCAAGGACTGATGGTCGTCCCTTCTTTATTGTGCCTTGGCTAGGAATGTATTTGATTGGTACGACCGATTTACGCTATGAAGGTAATCTCGATTGCGTCAAGGCAGATAATGATGAAATTGATTATTTGCTGACGGAAACCAATCGAATCTTTCCCGTTGCTGGACTGTCTCGTGATGACGTGAAATTCACCTACTCTGGCGTGCGTCCCTTACCTTACAAGGAAAGTAGCAGTGCGGGTAGCATCACGCGGGATCACATTTTATTCGATCACCAAGTGGATGGTATCCAGAACCTAATTTCCCTGATCGGCGGCAAGCTCACCACCTATCGCCAAGTGGGTGAAGAAATGGTCGATAAAGCCTGCCGTAAGCTACAGCGCAGCATTCCGCCTTCGCCTGCCCGCACGGTGCCTCTGCCGGGAGCTATCCGACCTCAGGATTCACGCATTAGTGAAGCGATCGCTCACTATGAAGCCTACGTATCCAGTGAGTCGATCCACCATCTCTTTAAGGTTTACGGCGCTCTGGCAACAGAGGTGCTAGCCCTAGTAGACGATGCTCCGGACTTAGCTGAGCGCTTGATTCCTGAGCTGCCCGATATCCGTGCCCAGGCCGTATATTCAGTACAGGCTGAATATGCCCACACCTTGGTAGATATCTGTCGCCGCCGTACTACCTTAGCCATGCGTCGCAACTACGGGTTTGATGTGTTGCCGGCCATCGTGGAAACCTTGATGACTCACTGCGGTTGGGATGACGATCGGTGTAATCAGCAACTGGCCGATTATTCCACCTACATGGCCGACAACTGCATTCCCGACTATGCGATCGCTGCCTTGGATCAGGCTCAGCCCATCCCTTCACTATCTACTGCTGACCGAGCCTAG
- a CDS encoding NAD(P)H-dependent glycerol-3-phosphate dehydrogenase codes for MSHEPNSTRTGGLAHEAHQQIEKMITTKPATLTVLGAGAWGSALATLARENGHQVRVWSRSLDISLEDAIAGADIILSAISMKGVPTIIEQLKAMQLPAHVVLVSATKGLDPSTTRTPSQLFQDAFPQHSIVVLSGPNLSKEIDAGLPAATVVASSDIVAAERAQQLFSSDRFRVYTNNDPIGTELGGTLKNVIAIAVGVCDGLNLGTNAKSALITRALTEVIRVGTHLGAQPETFFGLAGLGDMLATCSSPLSRNYRVGYGLAEGKALEQILEDLHSTAEGVNTTNVLIDLANRELIPVPISRQVYRLLNGKITPQQAVEALMERDLKPESCDTLVNA; via the coding sequence ATGAGTCATGAACCAAATTCGACTCGCACTGGCGGTTTAGCCCACGAAGCACATCAGCAAATTGAGAAAATGATCACAACAAAACCCGCTACGCTGACAGTTTTGGGAGCAGGAGCATGGGGATCAGCTTTGGCAACCCTGGCTCGCGAAAATGGCCATCAGGTTCGAGTTTGGTCACGGAGTTTGGACATCAGCTTAGAGGATGCGATCGCTGGTGCTGATATCATTCTCTCCGCCATTTCTATGAAGGGCGTGCCAACGATTATTGAGCAGCTGAAAGCTATGCAGTTGCCGGCCCATGTGGTTCTAGTGAGTGCAACGAAGGGACTCGATCCGTCCACAACCCGCACTCCATCTCAACTATTCCAAGATGCTTTTCCTCAGCATTCCATTGTTGTGCTGTCGGGGCCCAATCTTTCTAAAGAAATTGACGCGGGTTTACCGGCTGCCACCGTTGTGGCCAGTTCTGACATCGTCGCAGCAGAGCGGGCGCAGCAGCTCTTTTCTTCCGATCGCTTCCGGGTCTACACCAACAACGACCCGATTGGTACGGAGCTGGGCGGCACCCTGAAAAACGTGATTGCGATCGCGGTTGGGGTTTGTGATGGCTTGAACCTAGGCACTAACGCCAAATCTGCTCTGATTACCCGCGCCTTGACCGAGGTGATTCGGGTGGGTACGCACCTAGGCGCACAGCCGGAAACCTTCTTTGGTCTGGCTGGCTTGGGCGATATGCTAGCCACCTGCTCTAGCCCCCTCAGCCGTAACTACCGCGTAGGCTACGGTCTGGCTGAAGGCAAAGCCTTGGAGCAAATTCTAGAAGACTTGCACAGCACCGCAGAAGGGGTCAACACCACCAACGTGCTGATTGACCTAGCCAACCGTGAGCTGATTCCCGTCCCCATTTCCCGACAGGTCTATCGCTTGCTGAACGGGAAGATTACACCCCAGCAAGCCGTGGAAGCGCTCATGGAGCGAGATCTGAAACCCGAAAGCTGCGATACCCTAGTGAATGCTTAG